CTTCACAATTAGGCGTCATTCTGTTCCAGCCTTCTGACCAGCAAGCAAATCAGTGAAAAAGTCTGATGGAGGACCAGAATGACAATATTTTCCAGTTAATTTCTTTCAAATTTAAAGTGTGTATCCGTTCCCTTTTTACGGTTACCGTTAATCTTTTGCAAAGAAATGGTACTGGTTGAGTCAAATTCTATTCATCGTTCTTCTCTGAAAAATAGGCTTCGTACTGTCTATTTTTCTCAATTCTTTTTGTTGAACAAGAGGTTCAGTGAAAAGTTCAATGGCTTTGAAAAATTGCGTGCTTATAAAGCGATCTTTTTTTGCGTCATCATCTTGCGCAGGTTGATCAGGCCGTAACGCATTCTTCCCAAAGCCGTGTTGATACTGCAATTGGTGAGAGATGCGATCTCTTTGAAGCTCATGTCTGCATAATGACGCAGAATGATCACTTCACGCTGATCGTCTGGCAGCAGGTCCAGCATCTGACGAACCCTGTCGTAACTTTGACGTTTCATCATTTTCTGATCTGCACCATCTTCCGTAAAATTGATCACTTCGAAAATGTCACGGTCATCACTTGTTTTGATAGCCGGTGTTCTTTTTACTTTTCTGAAATGGTCTACACACAGATTGTGTGCAATGCGCATTGCCCAGGGCAGGAACTTTCCTTCCTCAGTGTAACGGCCGCTACGGATTGTGTCGATGATTTTGATAAGCACATCCTGGAAGATATCCTCAGCGAGGTATTTGTCTTTTACGAGGAACAGGATGGAAGTGTACATTTTGTCTTTGTGACGGAGAATCAACGTTTCAAGGGCATAGAGATCCCCATCCTGGAAGTCCTGGATGAGTTCATGGTCGGTCTTTTTGCGTAGTAAATTCATAAACTTCTACGGGTTTTGAAGGTTATAGGATATATATAAATGGATTTTATTGGTTAGGTCGGCTTTTCAGTGTAGAAGTAACTAAATCAATAGGCTGTAATGTTTGGTGAAGTTTTTATTGTCGGTTTAGTAAATTAAAG
This portion of the Pseudobacter ginsenosidimutans genome encodes:
- a CDS encoding RNA polymerase sigma factor, whose translation is MNLLRKKTDHELIQDFQDGDLYALETLILRHKDKMYTSILFLVKDKYLAEDIFQDVLIKIIDTIRSGRYTEEGKFLPWAMRIAHNLCVDHFRKVKRTPAIKTSDDRDIFEVINFTEDGADQKMMKRQSYDRVRQMLDLLPDDQREVIILRHYADMSFKEIASLTNCSINTALGRMRYGLINLRKMMTQKKIAL